Proteins co-encoded in one Yamadazyma tenuis chromosome 1, complete sequence genomic window:
- the SDA1 gene encoding Severe Depolymerization of Actin (EggNog:ENOG503NWY1; BUSCO:EOG09260TLW; COG:D,Z) gives MAKKRRVAILPTNIILLQNVVKRDPESYHEEFVQQFAHYESLRDIFLTSPDSSNFQEFGDLVGFVSAVCNCYPKETAKFPDDLRQLLVNNHKDLSPELREKIIQCLTMLRNKDIISAEFLIQTLFPLLTAYGSTTAGQHAKSVRHQIYSTLVSLLKAVNMGAKNQKINRSTQALLFNLLEQRDAQGLWATKLTRELWRRGIWDDSRTVELMTQAALHPEAKVAIAGARFFLGADKEREENFEEQSSDDDVDMGALRHKMQINKKTSKRGKRLEQAVKAVKKKNNKNTQVYLNFSALHLLRDPQGFAESLFDGHLSGKNSNKFDLDQKIVFMNLVSRLIGSHKLTVLGIYSFFMKYLTPKQRNVTQIMAAAAQASHDLVPPEQISTVVRKIADEFVSDGVSAEVASAGLNTIREILSRAPLAIDVTLLQDLAEYRGSKAKAVTNAARGLITLYREVAPEMLKRKDRGKAASIEMQHTEKAKLPEFGVQNTVTSIPGIELLAQWREEQGLGTEDKDDDWEVEEIDSDEEEEIEEIEGDWVTVESDKEYDVSDSEDDKEEDQKEEEEADSDDSEIELSNDESDAEDASGKNAADDDSEPPTKKQKLTNEQAMNAILTSKVLTPADFAKLDELQMEAGVQKHMGIKTDDTVDGDSLVGTVKFKQTKEERLEHVKEGREGREKFGSRKGRRDAPHSTTNKEKARKKNFVMMIHKRSVQGKQKMSLRDRQKVLKAHITKQKRKS, from the coding sequence ATGGccaagaagagaagagtTGCTATACTCCCCACAAACATCATCTTGCTCCAGAATGTAGTAAAGCGTGATCCCGAGTCGTACCACGAGGAGTTTGTCCAGCAGTTTGCTCACTACGAGTCTTTACGGGATATTTTTTTGACATCTCCAGATTCAAGCAATTTCCAGGAATTTGGGGATCTTGTTGGATTTGTATCTGCCGTATGTAACTGCTACCCTAAAGAGACTGCTAAGTTCCCAGATGATCTTAGGCAGCTTCTTGTTAACAACCACAAAGACCTTTCCCCTGAGTTAAGAGAAAAAATAATTCAGTGTTTGACGATGTTAAGAAACAAAGACATCATCAGCGCCGAATTCTTGATCCAAACCCTCTTCCCGCTCTTGACGGCGTACGGTAGTACGACTGCTGGCCAGCATGCTAAGTCGGTCCGGCACCAGATTTACTCGACGTTGGttctgttgttgaaagCCGTCAATATGGGAGCAAAAAACCAGAAAATCAACCGGTCTACACAAGCattgttgttcaacttgttaGAGCAACGAGATGCCCAAGGATTATGGGCAACTAAGTTGACCAGAGAATTATGGCGCCGAGGCATTTGGGATGACCTGAGAACGGTTGAACTTATGACTCAAGCTGCTTTACATCCTGAAGCCAAAGTGGCCATAGCAGGAGCcagattcttcttgggtgCTGACAAGGAAAGAGAGGAAAACTTCGAAGAGCAGTCCAGTGACGATGACGTTGACATGGGTGCGTTGCGTCACAAGATGcaaatcaacaagaaaaccaGTAAAAGAGGTAAGCGATTAGAGCAGGCAGTCAAAGCCgtcaagaaaaagaacaaTAAAAACACCCAAgtgtacttgaacttctcgGCTCTCCACTTACTTAGAGACCCCCAGGGTTTTGCCGAGCTGTTGTTTGATGGCCATTTGAGTGGAAAGAACAGTAATAAATTCGACTTGGACCAAAAAATCGTGTTTATGAACTTGGTTTCGAGGTTGATTGGATCACACAAGCTTACTGTCTTAGGAATTTACTCCTTCTTCATGAAGTACTTGACGCCCAAGCAAAGAAATGTCACACAGATCATGGCAGCAGCTGCCCAGGCCTCCCACGACTTGGTACCACCAGAACAGATTTCGACGGTGGTGAGAAAAATTGCCGACGAGTTCGTTAGTGATGGGGTTTCTGCTGAGGTGGCCCTGGCAGGGTTGAACACCATCAGAGAGATTTTGTCGAGAGCACCATTGGCTATTGATGTCACTTTATTACAGGATTTGGCTGAGTATAGAGGACTGAAAGCTAAGGCCGTGACAAATGCTGCAAGGGGATTGATCACCTTGTACAGAGAAGTAGCACCGGaaatgttgaagagaaaggaCCGTGGTAAAGCTGCGAGTATTGAGATGCAACATACCGAGAAGGCCAAGTTGCCTGAGTTTGGTGTTCAGAATACGGTTACGTCGATACCTGGTATTGAGTTATTGGCCCAGTGGAGAGAAGAACAAGGTCTTGGGACTGAAGATAAGGACGATGATTGGGAGGTCGAGGAGATCGATAGTGAcgaggaagaggaaattGAGGAGATCGAAGGTGACTGGGTTACGGTTGAGTCTGACAAGGAATATGATGTGAGTGATTCTGAGGATGACAAGGAAGAGgaccaaaaagaagaagaggaggCGGACTCGGACGACTCGGAGATTGAGCTTTCTAATGATGAAAGTGATGCTGAGGATGCTTCTGGTAAGAATGCTGCTGATGATGACTCTGAACCCCCAACAAAGAAACAAAAGCTCACTAATGAGCAGGCCATGAACGCGATCCTCACCAGTAAAGTGTTGACTCCCGCTGACTTtgccaagttggatgagttgCAGATGGAAGCCGGAGTTCAAAAGCACATGGGAATCAAGACAGATGACACTGTGGATGGAGACTCGTTGGTTGGAACCGTCAAGTTCAAGCAGACCAAGGAAGAAAGACTTGAGCATGTTAAGGAAGGTAGAGAAGGCCGTGAAAAGTTTGGATCGAGAAAGGGTAGAAGAGACGCACCACACTCGACTACCAACAAGGAGAAGGCtagaaagaagaactttgTTATGATGATCCACAAGAGAAGTGTGCAAGGTAAACAGAAGATGTCATTGAGAGACAGGcaaaaggtgttgaaagcACATATCACGAAGCAGAAGCGGAAGAGTTAG
- the HMO1 gene encoding high mobility group protein (EggNog:ENOG503NX8P; COG:K) encodes MSEVKAARDALVASLFELSKAAQDAAAATANLYKASHEGNTGNVDSLNSLSKAVNVLVSYIDVNGGADSKKPEKKKKPEKDPNAPKKPLTMYFAYSFHIREQIRDERKANGLPPLSAIEMNAYVKERWSKLSEAEKSTWQKKYQSELKVYQKQKEIYIAEKNGIKPPLPEIPIELPKDVVVESSDSSDSSSSESEVEVEIPEKKEKKDKKKKRKHEDKEKDKSEKKKKSSKK; translated from the coding sequence ATGTCTGAAGTTAAAGCTGCCAGAGACGCCTTGGTGGCCTCGTTATTCGAATTATCTAAAGCAGCCCAAGATGCCGCTGCCGCTACCGCCAACTTATATAAAGCTTCCCACGAAGGTAACACCGGTAATGTCGACTCCTTAAACAGCCTTTCCAAGGCCGTTAATGTCTTGGTGTCGTACATTGATGTGAACGGCGGCGCTGACTCCAAGAAACctgaaaagaagaagaagccagAAAAGGACCCTAACGCACCCAAGAAGCCTCTCACGATGTATTTTGCATACTCATTCCACATTAGAGAGCAAATCCGTGACGAGCGTAAAGCCAATGGTCTCCCTCCATTGTCGGCTATTGAGATGAACGCCTATGTCAAAGAACGTTGGAGCAAGTTGTCTGAGGCTGAGAAGTCCACCTGGCAAAAGAAGTATCAGCTGGAATTGAAGGTGTACCAAAAGCAAAAGGAAATCTACATTGCTGAGAAGAACGGTATCAAGCCTCCATTGCCCGAGATTCCAATTGAGTTGCCTAAAGATGTGGTTGTAGAACTGTCAGACTCTTCAGACTCTTCGTCCTCAGAAAGCGAGGTCGAGGTAGAAATCCcagagaagaaggaaaagaaggacaagaagaagaagagaaagcACGAGGACAAGGAGAAGGACAAGAgtgagaagaagaagaagtcgtCCAAGAAGTAA
- the MCT1 gene encoding [acyl-carrier-protein] S-malonyltransferase (EggNog:ENOG503P0FC; COG:I), with protein MFAITCPGQGFIRASLMSPYAQYGRILSPICAAVDESLQASFSQQLNDNNEQFLRKTSNAQPAMLMATVAVAEILRSHYGLDFVSRATAICGHSLGEYTAMVLNGTLDVGTAARLVRRRGELMENLRLQDYTMVAALIRPEFLDLVVETCTAARVLANVNSHKQVVLSGPESTVSNVLVRLNAQRRVVVRTVKLPVEIPFHHEVLGQIETPLRELAAELVDGFAPAAARPAPVPAPAVVCNLTGAVTLPTEVVNTVISANSRPVQWVKTMDTLALLGVKTLVNFGPGQVLQGINQSFPFKNVSADLLNAAEMDQLAAVYETAVVGISPGTK; from the coding sequence ATGTTTGCGATAACATGTCCTGGCCAAGGATTCATTCGAGCATCCCTCATGTCGCCCTACGCACAGTATGGCCGCATTCTAAGTCCCATTTGTGCTGCTGTCGACGAGTCACTTCAAGCTTCTTTCTCTCAACAGTTAAATGATAACAATGAACAGTTCCTCCGCAAGACTTCCAACGCCCAGCCCGCGATGCTTATGGCCACTGTTGCTGTGGCAGAGATATTACGGTCCCATTACGGGCTTGATTTTGTGCTGCGAGCTACCGCCATTTGTGGCCACTCTTTGGGCGAGTATACCGCCATGGTGTTGAACGGAACTCTCGATGTAGGCACCGCGGCCCGCCTCGTGCGACGTCGAGGAGAGCTCATGGAGAATCTCCGCCTACAGGATTATACGATGGTGGCAGCGTTGATTCGACCTGAATTCCTTGATTTGGTGGTAGAAACATGTACAGCTGCTAGAGTACTAGCCAACGTCAATTCGCATAAACAAGTGGTTCTATCCGGTCCAGAGTCTACGGTGAGCAATGTTTTGGTGAGGCTTAATGCCCAGCGGCGCGTGGTAGTGCGTACCGTCAAACTACCGGTGGAAATTCCGTTTCACCATGAGGTTTTAGGTCAGATTGAGACTCCGTTGCGCGAGCTCGCGGCAGAATTGGTCGATGGCTTTGCCCCAGCTGCCGCCAGGCCCGCGCCCGTTCCGGCGCCCGCAGTAGTGTGCAATCTCACGGGCGCGGTGACTCTCCCCACGGAGGTGGTAAACACCGTTATTTCTGCCAACAGCCGGCCTGTGCAATGGGTCAAAACGATGGATACGCTCGCGCTATTGGGAGTAAAGACCCTAGTAAACTTTGGTCCAGGACAGGTTCTTCAGGGTATAAACCAACTGTTTCCGTTTAAAAACGTATCGGCAGATTTGCTCAACGCGGCAGAGATGGACCAGCTTGCGGCGGTGTACGAGACCGCGGTAGTCGGCATACTGCCTGGAACTAAATAA
- the ADE3 gene encoding tetrahydrofolate synthase (COG:H; EggNog:ENOG503NVZV), with amino-acid sequence MAQLIDGKAIAAGIRHQIHEQIDILQAKHADFVPKLSIIQVGEREDSSTYVRMKLKAAKEANIDCEIINLPGDVTQFELLSHIDSLNADISVDGILVQLPLPDHIDETAVTAAVAADKDVDGFGPFNVGELNKKGGRPHFVPCTPKGVLQLLQASGVKVDGANAVVLGRSDIVGKPMANLLTDSNATVSVLHSHTPIEEIAKYVSHADIVVAAIGQPHFVQGSWLKPGAVVIDVGTNFIADASKKSGSRMVGDCDPSCANAASLITPVPGGVGPMTVASLLDNVVEAAKSHYTKNTVTPKFTNPLKLDLLKPVPSDYEISRAQEPKKITHVASEAGILDSELEPFGSYKAKVSLDLLKRLKNKDNGKYVLVTGITPTPLGEGKSTTTVGLAQALGAHLQKNVFANVRQPSMGPTFGIKGGAAGGGYSQVIPMDEFNMHVTGDIHAITMANNLLAAAIDTRMFHETTQKDAPLYRRLVPAKKGVRTFPLCMLKRLQKLGINKTNPDDLTPEEVSKFVRLDIDPDTITWRRVVDCNDRFLRGITVGEAPSEKGMTRHTGFDITVASECMAILALANSLEDMRTRLGNMVVASSRSGEPVTCEDIGCAGALTALLKDAIKPNIMQTLEGTPVFVHAGPFANISIGASSILADKMALKLAGTSRDLSAEEKSQQEGYVVTEAGFDFTMGGERFINIKCRSSGLVPDCIVIVATVRALKVHGGGPEVKAGAPLAAAYTQENCDLLRVGCSNLGKHISNARAYGLPVVVAINKMSSDTDKEHEIIKEEALRAGAMDAIVSNHWEEGGKGAVDLAHGVIAACNSPDKNFRFLYDTAPSVEEKIATIAREMYGAADVEFSPEAQKKIDTYTKQGFGNLPICIAKTQYSLSHDAALKGVPTGFTFPIRDVRASIGAGYLYALAAEIQTIPGLPTHCGFMNVEVNEDGEIDGLF; translated from the coding sequence ATGGCACAATTAATCGACGGAAAGGCGATTGCCGCCGGCATCCGCCACCAGATCCACGAACAGATCGACATTCTCCAGGCTAAGCACGCCGACTTTGTCCCCAAGTTATCGATCATCCAGGTCGGAGAACGTGAGGACTCATCCACCTACGTGAgaatgaagttgaaggccGCTAAAGAAGCCAACATCGACTGTGAAATCATCAACCTTCCTGGCGACGTCACGCAGTTCGAGTTGTTGAGCCACATCGATTCCTTGAACGCAGACATCTCCGTCGACGGGATTTTGGTCCAGTTGCCATTGCCAGATCATATTGACGAGACGGCTGTCACCGCTGCCGTTGCAGCTGATAAAGACGTTGATGGATTCGGACCTTTCAACGTAGGcgagttgaacaaaaaggGCGGGCGCCCTCACTTTGTGCCTTGCACCCCCAAGGGAGTGTTGCAGTTGTTGCAGGCCTCGGGCGTCAAGGTTGACGGTGCTAATGCGGTGGTGTTGGGCCGCAGTGATATTGTGGGTAAGCCCAtggccaacttgttgaccgACTCCAATGCCACCGTGTCGGTGTTGCACTCGCACACACCGATAGAGGAGATTGCCAAGTACGTGTCGCACGCCGACATCGTGGTGGCAGCCATTGGCCAACCTCACTTTGTCCAGGGTCTGTGGTTAAAACCCGGTGCGGTTGTAATTGACGTTGGTACCAACTTCATTGCAGATGCCTCCAAGAAGTCAGGTTCACGCATGGTGGGCGACTGTGACCCCTCGTGTGCCAATGCCGCCAGCTTGATCACCCCGGTACCTGGTGGAGTCGGTCCTATGACTGTTGCATCCTTATTGGATAACGTGGTGGAGGCTGCAAAGTCGCACtacaccaaaaacaccgTTACTCCCAAGTTCACCAAcccattgaagttggacttgCTCAAGCCGGTGCCGCTGGACTATGAGATTTCTCGTGCCCAAGAACCCAAGAAAATCACCCATGTGGCATCGGAAGCAGGGATTTTGGACCTGGAATTGGAACCTTTTGGCAGCTACAAGGCTAAAGTGTCGTTGGACCTTTTGAAACGGTTGAAAAACAAGGATAACGGGAAGTACGTGCTTGTGACCGGTATCACCCCCACTCCATTGGGAGAAGGaaagtccaccaccaccgtggGATTGGCCCAGGCGTTGGGGGCTCATCTCCAGAAGAATGTTTTTGCCAACGTCCGTCAGCCCAGTATGGGACCCACCTTTGGTATCAAAGGTGGTGCTGCCGGTGGGGGATACTCCCAGGTGATCCCCATGGATGAGTTCAACATGCATGTCACTGGAGATATCCATGCCATCACCAtggccaacaacttgttggcagCAGCCATCGACACCAGAATGTTCCACGAAACCACCCAGAAAGATGCTCCCTTGTACCGTAGATTGGTGCCGGCCAAGAAAGGTGTTAGAACCTTCCCCTTGTGCatgttgaagagattgcAGAAGTTGGGCATCAACAAGACCAACCCAGACGATTTGACTCCCGAAGAAGTGTCCAAGTTTGTGCGTTTGGACATCGACCCTGACACCATCACCTGGAGAAGAGTGGTGGACTGTAACGATCGGTTTTTGAGAGGAATCACCGTTGGTGAAGCTCCTAGTGAAAAAGGTATGACCAGACACACTGGATTCGACATCACGGTGGCTTCTGAGTGTATGGCCATCTTGGCTTTGGCCAACTCGTTGGAAGATATGAGAACCAGATTGGGTAACATGGTGGTTGCATCTTCCAGGTCCGGTGAACCCGTCACCTGTGAAGATATTGGGTGTGCTGGTGCCTTGACAgccttgttgaaggatgCCATCAAGCCCAACATCATGCAGACGTTGGAAGGAACCCCTGTGTTTGTGCACGCTGGTCCTTTTGCCAACATCTCCATCGGAGCCTCTTCCATATTGGCCGACAAAATggccttgaagttggccGGTACTTCTCGTGACTTGAGTGCTGAGGAAAAACTGCAACAAGAAGGTTATGTTGTCACCGAAGCTGGGTTCGACTTCACCATGGGAGGTGAACGGTTCATTAACATCAAGTGCCGGTCTTCTGGCTTGGTGCCCGATTGTATTGTGATTGTGGCCACCGTTAGAGCCTTAAAGGTCCACGGTGGTGGTCCTGAAGTCAAGGCCGGTGCGCCCTTGGCTGCTGCCTACACCCAGGAGAACTGTGACTTGTTGAGAGTCGGATGCTCCAACTTGGGTAAGCATATTTCCAATGCTCGTGCCTACGGTTTgccagtggtggtggccatcaacaagatgtCGTCTGATACTGACAAGGAACatgaaatcatcaaagaagaggCTCTTCGTGCCGGTGCCATGGATGCCATTGTCTCCAACCACTGGGAAGAAGGTGGTAAGGGTGCCGTAGACTTGGCCCATGGTGTTATTGCTGCTTGTAACTCTCCCGACAAGAACTTTAGATTCTTGTACGACACGGCTCCTAGCGTCGAGGAAAAAATTGCCACCATTGCCAGGGAGATGTACGGTGCTGCCGACGTGGAGTTCTCCCCCGAGGCCCAAAAGAAAATCGATACCTACACCAAACAGGGATTCGGTAACTTGCCCATTTGTATTGCCAAAACCCAATATTCCTTGTCCCACGACGCAGCCTTGAAGGGAGTCCCCACGGGATTCACTTTCCCCATTAGAGACGTGCGTGCCTCCATCGGAGCCGGGTACTTGTATGCATTGGCAGCCGAGATCCAGACGATTCCCGGGTTACCTACGCACTGTGGATTCATGAATGTGGAAGTTAATGAAGACGGAGAAATCGACGGGTTGTTTTAA
- the RDL2 gene encoding Thiosulfate sulfurtransferase rdl2, mitochondrial (EggNog:ENOG503P5AA; COG:P) translates to MMAIKRALAIPLACRPAASMLSPVLYQPIKLQGLMAIRGLSSTQTIFVGRATTGTARRFYSVISEECKAKLYNYPQIKKLTQAPNPDSIIVDVREPVEYEEGHIPGAINIPFKSSPGALGLNAEEFEENFGFKKPDADKELIFYCLAGIRSTAAEDLAKTFGYKKRGNYVGSYEDWVANEIKKDTVPATSV, encoded by the coding sequence ATGATGGCGATCAAAAGAGCGTTGGCTATCCCGCTCGCATGCAGACCTGCTGCCTCCATGTTATCACCCGTTTTGTACCAACCCATTAAACTCCAGGGTTTGATGGCTATTCGTGGTCTCAGTTCCACCCAGACCATTTTTGTGGGCCGTGCCACCACCGGCACGGCTCGGCGCTTCTACAGCGTCATTTCTGAGGAATGCAAGGCCAAGTTGTATAACTATCCGcaaatcaagaaattgactCAAGCCCCCAATCCTGATTCCATAATTGTGGATGTCAGAGAGCCTGTGGAATACGAAGAAGGACATATTCCAGGAGCCATAAATATTCCGTTCAAGTCGAGCCCGGGGGCTTTGGGATTGAATGCcgaagaatttgaagagaatttTGGATTTAAGAAACCAGACGCTGACAAGGAATTGATTTTCTACTGTTTGGCCGGAATCCGGTCCACTGCCGCCGAGGATTTGGCCAAGACGTTTGGATATAAAAAGAGAGGAAATTACGTTGGTTCGTACGAAGACTGGGTTGCCaacgaaatcaagaaagataCGGTCCCTGCTACTTCCGTTTAA
- the plr1_2 gene encoding pyridoxal reductase Plr1 (COG:C; EggNog:ENOG503NWNE), translated as MKYVKHTHGVKFFDCGEFYQFNPEFANLKLARMFCEQENDKDIVLCVKGALNRANMSPDASPDGLKNSIDGVVDFFKDLKVRPKIIYETARVDKRYTVEDVTSRIYDRVKAGDIDGVALSEVSAQTIRKAVAVAPISAVELEFSLVVEDILYNGILAEASKHQIPILAYSPVGRGMLTDYVVEHPDFLSTIPDNDFRKTFDRFQPENFEKNKARSLALYKFAKSKNLSLERLALSYLESLSGLENFMGIAKVTRIIPIPSASSPDKVDRNYSGLVKLSREDIDGIHKIMEENPLHGYRYNAHAEEHLNG; from the coding sequence ATGAAGTATGTGAAACACACTCATGGcgtcaagttctttgacTGTGGGGAATTCTATCAGTTCAATCCCGAGTTcgccaacttgaagttagCAAGAATGTTCTGTGAACAAGAAAACGATAAGGACATTGTTTTATGTGTTAAAGGTGCCCTTAATAGGGCCAATATGAGTCCCGATGCTTCACCCGATGGTCTCAAAAACTCCATCGATGGAGTGgtcgatttcttcaaagacttgaaagtCAGGCCCAAAATCATCTACGAAACTGCACGTGTTGACAAGCGGTACACGGTGGAGGATGTGACTTCCCGGATCTACGACAGAGTTAAGGCTGGTGACATCGATGGGGTGGCTTTGAGTGAAGTGAGTGCGCAGACGATCCGAAAGGCAGTTGCGGTGGCTCCCATTTCTGCAGTGGAATTGGAATTTTCCTTAGTTGTGGAAGACATTCTCTACAATGGAATTTTAGCAGAAGCTtccaaacaccaaattCCAATCCTCGCCTATTCTCCAGTGGGAAGAGGAATGTTGACTGACTATGTGGTAGAGCACCCAGATTTCCTTAGTACTATTCCAGATAATGACTTTAGAAAGACATTCGATCGGTTCCAACCCgagaactttgaaaagaataaGGCTCGTCTGTTGGCTTTGTACAAGTTTGCAAAGTCAAAAAATCTTTCTTTGGAACGCTTGGCCTTAAGCTATCTTGAAAGTTTATCAGGGCTTGAGAACTTCATGGGTATTGCTAAGGTCACCAGGATTATTCCGATTCCTTCAGCATCAAGTCCTGACAAGGTGGACAGAAACTACTCTGGACTTGTGAAGTTGTCTAGAGAAGACATTGATGGTATCCACAAGATCATGGAGGAGAACCCATTGCACGGATATCGGTACAATGCCCATGCTGAGGAGCATTTGAACGGTTGA
- the RRP36 gene encoding rRNA biogenesis protein rrp36 (COG:A; BUSCO:EOG09265M98; EggNog:ENOG503P313) has translation MKSITNRRFDDSDDEDVLARTLKRRKQDSQKNDAENDAFGGLSLGSLSSAQKQMYQDQSQHDSDDTNDNHKSSHKPQHKHKPAKGPQQKKKHKHAPTETSSKKPVSRIRNLSDVVTPKYAGTLHQDLRFDAAYGKADLREARKNYAFLDDYRQSEINELQALIKDRKSFGMLSIREQNDARDRLQSLKSRLDTLKNRDLEHKILDDYKKEQMQNFRDGKQSNPYFLKRSEQRKLIQTAKFESMKPVQREKVMERKRKRKLGREFKQMEF, from the coding sequence ATGAAatccatcaccaaccgCCGTTTTGACGACAGcgatgacgaagatgtGCTAGCACGTACCCTCAAGCGCAGGAAACAAGACTCCCAAAAGAACGATGCCGAAAACGACGCCTTTGGCGGGTTATCGCTTGGTTCTCTCAGCTCTGCTCAAAAGCAGATGTACCAAGACCAAAGCCAACACGACTCAGATGACACTAATGACAACCACAAATCCTCCCACAAACCCCAGCATAAGCATAAACCCGCCAAGGGCCCccagcagaagaagaaacacaaacacGCTCCTACTGAAACCTCATCCAAAAAACCAGTGTCTCGTATTAGAAACCTCAGTGACGTTGTAACCCCTAAGTACGCTGGAACCCTCCATCAAGACCTCCGGTTTGACGCTGCGTACGGGAAGGCCGACCTTCGAGAAGCCCGGAAAAACTATGCATTTTTGGATGATTATCGACAAAGTGAGATAAACGAGTTGCAAgcattgatcaaagacCGAAAGAGCTTTGGCATGCTTCTGATCCGCGAGCAGAACGACGCCCGTGACAGGCTCCAATCATTAAAGTCTCGGCTCGATACCCTTAAGAATCGTGATCTTGAACACAAAATCTTGGATGACTATAAGAAAGAACAAATGCAAAACTTCCGTGACGGTAAGCAGTCGAATCCTtatttcttgaagagaagTGAACAGCGTAAATTGATTCAAACGGCCAAGTTCGAGTCGATGAAGCCAGTCCAGCGGGAGAAGGTGATGgagagaaagagaaagagaaagcTTGGTCGGGAGTTCAAGCAGATGGAGTTCTAA
- the LSC2 gene encoding succinate--CoA ligase beta chain (COG:C; BUSCO:EOG09262GXD; EggNog:ENOG503NUY0): MLSRSFARATKSVAHQKRLLSLHEFRSAALLKQYGVGVPAGEAATTPEGAYQAAKNLGTNELVIKAQALTGGRGKGHFDNGFQGGVKVISSPEEAQELAEKMLNHKLITKQTGAAGKEVTAVYICERRDALTEAYLAILLDRSTQLPMIVASAQGGMDIEGVAAADPTAIKTFSVPLGGGVSDALATEVASVLGYTPEAIPEAAKAVQNLYKVFQERDCTQVEINPLSETPDHQVLAMDAKLGFDDNASFRQKEVFSWRDPTQEDPQEVEAAEYGLNFIKLDGNIANIVNGAGLAMATMDIIKLYGGEPANFLDCGGTATPQTIEKAFELILSDKKVNGIFVNIFGGIVRCDYVAEGLIAATKNFNLDIPVVVRLQGTNMEKAKELINNSGLKLYAFEDLDPAAEKIVELAPKA; this comes from the exons ATGTTATCCAGATCCTTTGCCCGTGCCACAAAA TCGGTCGCCCACCAAAAGAGACTCTTGTCATTGCACGAATTCCGTTCGGCCGCATTGTTGAAACAATACGGCGTTGGCGTTCCTGCTGGTGAAGCTGCCACCACCCCAGAAGGCGCTTACCAGGCCGCCAAAAATTTGGGTACCAACGAATTGGTCATTAAAGCCCAAGCCTTAACCGGTGGAAGAGGTAAAGGTCACTTTGACAACGGCTTCCAAGGAGGTGTCAAGGTGATTTCCTCCCCTGAAGAAGCCCAGGAATTGGCAGAAAAGATGTTGAATcacaagttgatcaccaaacaAACCGGTGCTGCTGGTAAAGAAGTCACCGCCGTGTACATCTGTGAAAGAAGAGACGCCCTCACCGAGGCTTACCTCGCCATTTTGTTGGACAGATCCACCCAATTGCCCATGATTGTGGCCTCTGCCCAAGGTGGTATGGACATTGAAGGggttgctgctgctgacCCAACGGCCATCAAGACATTCCTGGTGCCTTTGGGCGGCGGTGTTTCTGACGCCTTGGCCACCGAGGTTGCCTCCGTGTTGGGATACACCCCAGAAGCCATTCCTGAAGCCGCCAAGGCCGTGCAAAACTTGTACAAGGTGTTCCAAGAAAGAGATTGCACCCAGGTAGAAATCAACCCATTGTCTGAAACCCCTGACCACCAGGTGTTGGCCATGGATGCCAAATTGGGTTTCGATGACAACGCCAGCTTCCGTCAAAAGGAAGTGTTCTCATGGAGAGACCCTACTCAAGAAGACCCTCAAGAAGTGGAAGCCGCTGAGTACGGattgaacttcatcaagttggacgGTAACATCGCCAACATCGTCAATGGTGCTGGTTTGGCTATGGCCACCATGGACATCATCAAGTTATACGGTGGTGAACCTGCCAACTTTTTGGATTGTGGTGGTACTGCTACTCCtcaaaccattgaaaaagcctttgaattgattttgtctGACAAGAAGGTCAACGGGATTTTCGTCAACATTTTCGGGGGTATCGTCAGATGTGACTACGTTGCTGAAGGTTTGATTGCtgccaccaagaacttcaacttggacatTCCTGTGGTTGTCAGATTACAAGGTACCAACATGGAGAAGGCTAAggaattgatcaacaactccGGCTTAAAGTTGTATGCCTTCGAAGACTTGGACCCTGCTGCCGAGAAGATTGTGGAATTGGCACCAAAGGCTTAG